CCGTCGCCGTCCAGTGCGTTGTTCACATCCACGATGGCGCCCCTCCTGTGGGCGCCCACGGAGATCCCGCCACCGAGATGGGCCACCACCAGAAGCGCCTCTCCGTAGTCCTTGCCGATCTCCTTTGCGGCTCTCCGGGCCACGGCCTTCTGGTTCAGCGCATGGAGGATGGAGATACGCTCGATCTCCGGCATCCCCGAGGGCCGGGCCTGGGGCATCAGCTCGTCCACCACCACGGGATCAACGATAAAGGACGGCACGCCGCCGGCATCCTCGGCGATCCGCGCCGCCAGGGGCGCGCCGAGATTGCTGGCGTGGGAGCCCCGGCGCGCCTCCCGGAGCTCGGCGAGGATCGCGCCGTTCACCCGGTAGGTACCGCCCGGAATGGGCTTGAGCAGACCGCCCCGGGCGACCACCGCATCGAGATCCCGCGCTTCAAGCCCCTTTGCTTCCAGAAAGCGCCGCACCTCGCCGAGGCGAAAGTCCTCCTGGGCGGCCACCCCCCCGTAGGCGGCGATCTCCTGGGCCTCGTAGCGCTGCGTCTCGCAGAATCGCTCTTCGTCGCCTTCATAATAGGCAAGCTTGGTGCTTGTCGAACCGGGATTGATCACCAATATGCGCGCTCTACTCGGTACCACGAAACGGTCACCCCTCTCCTGCTCCGAACACGGCTATCGCTTCTCCTGACTAGAGGGCCATCACTCACGCTACCCCGTTCTCCGCCACCACCCAGTCTCCCTGTTTTCCCTATGTTCCGATTCTGCGCACAACTGGTATGGACAAAAAAGCCCGCCCCGAGGGAACGGAGCGGGCGGAACAGAGGGAGCCTACTTCTGGTGTTCGGCGAGGGCCACCGCGGAGGCGATGGAAAGCAGCTTGGTCTCCGCCGAATCGGAACGGCTGGTGAGCACCACCGGGGCCTTGGCACCGAGGACCAGTCCGGCGGTCTTGCTCCTGGTGAAGTAGATGATGGCCTTGGACATCATGTTCCCCGCCTCGATGTCGGGAACCAGGAGGACATCGGCCTTTCCGGCCACCTCGGACTCGATGCCCTTGTGGCGGGCCGACTCCTCGCTGATGGCGTTGTCCAGCGCAAAGGGGCCGTCGACTGTGCAGCCCTTGATCTGCTTCCGGCGGCCCATCTGGGAGAGGGCGGCGGCGTCCAGCGTGCAGGGCATGTCGGGGTTGACCACCTCCACGGCGGCCAGAGCGGCTACCTTGGGACACTCCACGCCGAAGGCATGGGCCAGGTCCACGGTATTGTTGGTGATCTTCACCTTCTCGCCGAGATCGGGATACATGGTGAAGGCGGGGTCGCAGACAAAGAAGATCCGGTCGTAGCCCTCCACATCGTGGATATAGACATGGGAGATCAGCGAACCGGTGCGCAGCCCCTTCTCCTTGTTGAGGATCCCCCGGAGGAAGTTGGCGGTCTTGATCATCCCCTTCATGAGGATATCCGCCTTGCCGGAAGAGACAAGCTCCACGGCCTTCAGAGCCACAGCGGCCTCGCCGCCGGTCTCCTCGACGACCTCGTAGTTGGCGAGATCGGCGCCGGCCTCCCTGGCCGCCTCGGCGATCTTGTCGGGATCGCCCACCAGCATGGCGTTGGCGATCCCCTCCTTGCGGGCATCCTCCACCGCCTCGAGTACCTCCGCGTCGGCCGCCTGGGCCACGCTGATCGTCCGCGGGCCGATCTCCCGGGCGTAGTCCTTGAGTTCCGATAGTGAACGCAGCTGCTTCATCCTGTACAGACCTCCTTTGTTCTTATGAGAACGTATCGACTCGCATCAGACTATACCGCACTTGCCGGTTCGCTGCAAAGCGTCCCGTCAGTTCATCATCTCCCGCGACAGATAGGCCCCCGTCGCGATGGAAGCCAGCTTGGTCTCCTCGCTGTCCACGCGGCTGGTGAGGATCACCGGCTTGCGCGCCCCCAGAAGCACCCCGGCACCCCGTCCGCTGGCCATGGAGAGGATCACCTTGCCCATCATGTTTCCCGCTTCGATGTCGGGAACCAGCAGGATATCGGCATCGCCGGCGACCTCCGAATCGATTCCCTTGTGGCGGGCCGAGGCCAGGCTGACGGCGTTGTCCAGCGCCAGGGGACCGTCGACAAGGCAATCCGGGAGCTGCCCCCGGCGGTTCATCTGCGCGAGGGCGGCAGCATCGAGCGTGCAGGGCATGTCGGGGTTGACTGTCTCCACGGCGGCCAGTGCCGCCACCCTGGGGCGTTCCACACCCAGCGCATGGAAACAACGGACGGCGTTTTCCGTAATGGCTGCCTTCGTCCCGAGATCGGGGTACATGTTCTGGCCGCCATCGGTGAGCCCGTAGACCGCCCCGGCGGCGGGCACCTCCATGAGGAACATGTGGCTCAGCAGCTTGCCGGTACGCAATCCCCACTCCTTGTTCAGCACCGCCTTCAGGAGTGTGGATGTCTTGACCATTCCCTTCATCAGTGCATCGGCTTCGCCCCCGGAAACAAGCTGCACTGCCTTTTCCGCCGCATCTTCGGGCGAATCCGCCTGCAGCAGCTCGAATTCGTCGGGGTCGATCCCCTCACCTGCGGCTATCCGTTTGATCGCCTCGATATCGCCGACTAAGGTTGCATCAGCTATGCCGCGCTCTCTCGCTTCATCCAGGGCGAGGAGGGCGTCGCCGTCGGCAGCGGCGGCGAGGGCGATCCGCATGGTCGCTCCGGAGCTGCAGGATTCGAGGATCGGTTCAAGACTGCTCAGTCCCACGGACATCATCCCTTCGTCACATAGGCTTCGTAGCGTTTGGGGGGCTCCTCCCCATCCAGCACCCGCAGCGCCCCTTCAGCAAGGGCAAGCATCTCGTCCTCGCCGGGGTACCGCAGCACAGGGGCAATCCACTGCACCTGGCGCTGCACCAGTTCGACAAAATCGTTATCGTGCGCGACACCGCCGGTCATCAGGATCGCTTCCGCCTCGCCGGCCAGCGAGGCGGCGCAGGCGCCGATTTCCT
The sequence above is drawn from the Synergistales bacterium genome and encodes:
- the buk gene encoding butyrate kinase, whose translation is MVPSRARILVINPGSTSTKLAYYEGDEERFCETQRYEAQEIAAYGGVAAQEDFRLGEVRRFLEAKGLEARDLDAVVARGGLLKPIPGGTYRVNGAILAELREARRGSHASNLGAPLAARIAEDAGGVPSFIVDPVVVDELMPQARPSGMPEIERISILHALNQKAVARRAAKEIGKDYGEALLVVAHLGGGISVGAHRRGAIVDVNNALDGDGPFSPERAGSLPAGELVKLCFSGRYTHDELRRKMV
- a CDS encoding phosphate butyryltransferase, producing the protein MKQLRSLSELKDYAREIGPRTISVAQAADAEVLEAVEDARKEGIANAMLVGDPDKIAEAAREAGADLANYEVVEETGGEAAVALKAVELVSSGKADILMKGMIKTANFLRGILNKEKGLRTGSLISHVYIHDVEGYDRIFFVCDPAFTMYPDLGEKVKITNNTVDLAHAFGVECPKVAALAAVEVVNPDMPCTLDAAALSQMGRRKQIKGCTVDGPFALDNAISEESARHKGIESEVAGKADVLLVPDIEAGNMMSKAIIYFTRSKTAGLVLGAKAPVVLTSRSDSAETKLLSIASAVALAEHQK
- a CDS encoding bifunctional enoyl-CoA hydratase/phosphate acetyltransferase; the protein is MSVGLSSLEPILESCSSGATMRIALAAAADGDALLALDEARERGIADATLVGDIEAIKRIAAGEGIDPDEFELLQADSPEDAAEKAVQLVSGGEADALMKGMVKTSTLLKAVLNKEWGLRTGKLLSHMFLMEVPAAGAVYGLTDGGQNMYPDLGTKAAITENAVRCFHALGVERPRVAALAAVETVNPDMPCTLDAAALAQMNRRGQLPDCLVDGPLALDNAVSLASARHKGIDSEVAGDADILLVPDIEAGNMMGKVILSMASGRGAGVLLGARKPVILTSRVDSEETKLASIATGAYLSREMMN